Proteins encoded within one genomic window of uncultured Draconibacterium sp.:
- a CDS encoding saccharopine dehydrogenase family protein encodes MSKVLIIGAGGVGRVVASKCADNPEVFSEILLASRTVSKCDVIAKEVGKGRIKTASLNADNVADNVALIKEFQPELVINVALPYQDLPIMDACLETGVNYLDTANYEPKDEAKFEYSWQWAYHDRFKEKGIMAVLGCGFDPGVTSIYTAHAAKHHFDEMHYLDIVDCNGGDHGKAFATNFNPEINIREITQNGRYWENGQWVKTKPFEIKQALNYPNIGARNSYVLYHEELESLTKNFPSLKRARFWMTFGDEYLTHLRVIQNIGMSRIDPVKYKGVDIIPLEFLKEVLPNPGDLGDNYTGETSIGCRIKGVKDGEEKTYYVWNNCSHQKAFEETGTQGVSYTTGVPAMLGAMMVLTGKWQGKGVFNVEEFDPDPFMEKIGEHGLPWNEEINGDLEI; translated from the coding sequence ATGAGTAAAGTTTTAATAATTGGAGCAGGTGGTGTTGGCCGCGTGGTTGCCAGCAAGTGTGCAGATAACCCGGAAGTTTTTTCAGAAATTTTATTGGCAAGTCGTACCGTTTCTAAGTGCGATGTAATAGCAAAAGAAGTTGGTAAAGGCAGAATTAAAACGGCCTCGTTAAATGCCGATAATGTTGCCGATAATGTTGCGCTGATTAAGGAATTTCAACCGGAACTGGTTATTAATGTTGCGCTTCCTTACCAGGATTTACCGATTATGGATGCCTGTTTAGAAACCGGAGTAAATTATTTAGACACTGCCAATTACGAGCCTAAAGACGAAGCTAAATTTGAGTACAGCTGGCAGTGGGCTTACCACGATCGTTTTAAAGAAAAAGGAATTATGGCTGTGCTGGGGTGTGGATTCGACCCCGGTGTGACCAGTATTTACACGGCACACGCAGCCAAACATCATTTTGATGAAATGCACTACCTTGATATTGTGGATTGTAACGGCGGCGACCACGGAAAAGCATTTGCCACCAACTTTAACCCTGAGATTAACATCCGTGAAATTACACAAAACGGACGTTACTGGGAAAACGGACAGTGGGTAAAAACCAAACCTTTTGAGATTAAACAGGCGCTGAATTACCCAAATATAGGTGCCAGAAACTCTTATGTTCTTTACCATGAAGAATTGGAATCGTTAACCAAAAACTTCCCAAGTTTGAAACGTGCCCGTTTCTGGATGACTTTTGGCGACGAGTACCTGACTCACCTCCGTGTGATTCAGAATATTGGAATGAGCCGCATCGATCCCGTGAAATATAAAGGTGTCGACATTATTCCGTTGGAGTTCCTGAAAGAGGTACTTCCAAATCCGGGAGATCTTGGCGATAACTACACCGGAGAAACATCAATCGGATGCCGCATTAAAGGTGTAAAAGACGGCGAAGAAAAAACCTATTACGTTTGGAACAACTGCAGTCACCAAAAAGCATTTGAAGAAACCGGTACTCAGGGTGTTTCGTACACCACTGGCGTTCCTGCAATGTTGGGTGCCATGATGGTACTTACCGGAAAGTGGCAAGGCAAAGGAGTATTTAACGTTGAAGAATTCGATCCTGATCCGTTTATGGAGAAAATCGGAGAACACGGTCTGCCATGGAACGAAGAGATTAATGGCGATCTTGAAATATAA
- a CDS encoding agmatinase family protein, translated as MSKTVGNKDFNPNGVGLKNGNFIGLPFNEKSAEVVLFPVPWDVTVSYGEGTAEAPERILEASSQLDLFDADVKDAWKRGIYFQPVSDAVMKIRNQLRPKATRYIDFLENGGVLSENAEMQQTLAEINEQCEAMNFFVYRETKKLLDAGKLVGLIGGDHSTPLGYLTALSEKYERFGVVQIDAHLDLRNAYEGFTYSHASVFYNAVQMPEIKKLAQVGIRDCCDEEIELTEKDDRIEVHFDQQLKEEQFKGANWDEQCDEIISELPGNIYISFDVDGLDPKLCPQTGTPVPGGLEYNQVVYLFKKILKSGRRIIGFDVCETGNAEWDANVAARIIYKLSCLAS; from the coding sequence ATGAGTAAAACAGTCGGAAATAAAGATTTTAACCCCAATGGGGTGGGGCTAAAAAACGGCAACTTTATTGGACTTCCGTTTAATGAGAAATCGGCTGAAGTTGTGCTGTTTCCTGTTCCGTGGGATGTTACAGTTTCGTATGGTGAAGGAACAGCAGAGGCTCCTGAAAGAATTCTGGAAGCTTCGTCGCAGCTTGATTTATTTGATGCGGATGTGAAAGATGCCTGGAAACGCGGAATTTATTTTCAGCCAGTAAGTGATGCGGTTATGAAGATAAGAAATCAGCTTCGACCCAAAGCCACTCGATATATCGACTTTTTAGAGAATGGGGGAGTTCTTTCTGAAAATGCAGAAATGCAACAAACACTCGCAGAGATAAACGAACAGTGCGAGGCTATGAACTTTTTTGTGTATCGCGAAACCAAAAAACTGCTTGATGCCGGTAAATTAGTGGGATTGATTGGTGGCGATCACAGCACACCGCTCGGTTATTTAACTGCCCTGTCTGAAAAATACGAGCGTTTTGGAGTCGTTCAGATTGATGCACATCTCGATTTGCGCAATGCTTACGAAGGATTTACTTATTCGCATGCCTCTGTTTTTTATAATGCCGTGCAAATGCCCGAAATTAAAAAACTGGCGCAGGTTGGAATTCGTGATTGTTGCGACGAGGAAATTGAATTAACAGAAAAGGATGACCGCATTGAAGTCCATTTCGATCAGCAATTGAAAGAAGAACAATTTAAAGGGGCGAACTGGGACGAGCAATGCGACGAAATTATAAGCGAACTTCCCGGTAATATTTACATCAGTTTTGATGTTGATGGTCTGGATCCGAAACTCTGTCCGCAAACAGGAACGCCTGTTCCGGGAGGACTCGAATACAATCAGGTGGTTTATCTGTTTAAAAAGATTTTGAAAAGTGGTCGCCGGATTATTGGTTTTGATGTTTGCGAAACCGGAAATGCCGAGTGGGATGCCAATGTTGCGGCACGCATTATATATAAATTGAGTTGTTTGGCCAGTTGA
- a CDS encoding arginine decarboxylase — protein MKNTYFDLIEQSYYFPQEGFDLRGDSLTFHGISLKYLIKKYGTPFRFIYLPKIGEQIKKSRNLFNKAIKKNNYNGKYYYCYCTKCNHFSHVVNEALKHNVNLETSSSYDIDLILHLFKDKKIDKNRKIIHNGYKTQEYLKKIIDLQGLGFKNNIIVLDSINELERIEKLANGEKVKVGIRMAINEESQSAYYTSRLGIRHTNIPEFFQKQIKGKKNIELKMLHFFVDSGIKDSLYFWGEFQKAMKLYVELKKQCDTLDSFNLGGGFPIRNHLGFEYDYEYMIKEIVSNIKTACSAENLPDPDIYTEFGKYTVGESGAIIFEVLEQKQQNDTESWYIINNSLMNTIPDSWSIFEKFILLPINKWNNEYKRANIGGISCDHSDYYNSEDFNQEVLLPSYSDDDKEPLYLGFFHTGAYQDAISGYGGIKHCLIPAPKHVIIDRDEKGNFFDYVYRNEQSAEEMFKILGYTKDEE, from the coding sequence ATGAAAAACACTTATTTTGATTTGATTGAACAAAGCTACTATTTCCCGCAGGAAGGCTTTGATTTAAGAGGCGATTCATTAACATTTCACGGAATCTCTTTAAAATATCTGATTAAAAAATATGGTACCCCGTTTAGGTTTATATACCTGCCGAAAATTGGGGAACAAATAAAAAAATCGCGTAACTTGTTTAATAAGGCCATTAAAAAGAACAACTATAATGGCAAATACTATTATTGTTATTGTACAAAATGTAACCACTTTTCGCATGTGGTTAACGAGGCTTTAAAACACAATGTAAACCTCGAAACATCTTCGTCGTACGATATCGATCTGATTCTGCATCTGTTTAAGGATAAAAAAATCGATAAGAACCGGAAGATCATTCACAACGGATATAAAACACAGGAATACCTAAAGAAAATTATTGATTTGCAAGGGCTTGGTTTTAAGAATAATATTATTGTTCTTGATAGTATTAATGAGCTGGAGCGGATTGAAAAACTAGCCAATGGCGAAAAAGTAAAAGTGGGTATTCGCATGGCCATTAACGAGGAATCGCAGTCGGCTTATTACACTTCGCGTTTGGGAATCAGACATACCAATATTCCGGAGTTTTTTCAGAAGCAAATTAAAGGTAAGAAAAACATCGAATTAAAGATGCTTCACTTTTTTGTTGATTCGGGTATAAAAGACAGTCTGTATTTTTGGGGCGAGTTCCAAAAGGCGATGAAGCTTTACGTGGAGCTGAAAAAGCAGTGCGACACGCTCGATTCGTTTAACCTGGGAGGCGGTTTCCCAATTCGTAACCATTTGGGTTTTGAGTACGATTATGAGTACATGATCAAGGAAATTGTATCGAATATAAAAACAGCCTGCTCGGCTGAAAATCTGCCTGACCCGGATATTTACACCGAATTTGGAAAATATACGGTTGGTGAAAGCGGAGCGATCATTTTCGAGGTACTGGAGCAAAAACAACAAAACGACACCGAAAGCTGGTATATCATTAACAATAGTTTGATGAATACCATCCCGGATTCATGGTCGATTTTTGAGAAATTTATTTTGCTTCCCATAAACAAATGGAACAACGAATACAAGCGCGCTAATATCGGAGGTATTAGCTGCGATCATTCCGATTATTACAACTCGGAAGACTTTAACCAGGAGGTTTTGCTGCCTTCTTATTCCGACGATGATAAAGAACCATTATATCTTGGTTTTTTCCACACCGGTGCTTACCAGGATGCCATTAGTGGTTACGGTGGAATAAAACACTGTTTGATTCCGGCGCCAAAACACGTAATTATCGATCGCGACGAGAAGGGTAATTTCTTCGATTATGTGTATCGAAACGAGCAGTCGGCGGAAGAAATGTTCAAAATTTTGGGATATACAAAGGACGAGGAATAG
- a CDS encoding nitroreductase, which produces MSVTEIIKNRRATPPRLFAKKDIPNGALEELLRSANWAPNHKKTEPWRFKVYRGEAKAKLAADAKALLLEKQKEGYTIAPEKIEKFVSTIERVPVAIAIILQPDSAGRLPEWEEIAAVSMAVQNMWLTATEMDLAAFWATPGFIELFDKLLELENNQKSLGFFYVGQVMMDFPSPGRRDWKEKIEWKD; this is translated from the coding sequence ATGTCAGTTACTGAAATTATAAAAAACCGAAGAGCAACACCTCCCCGTTTATTTGCAAAAAAAGACATACCAAACGGCGCATTAGAGGAGTTGTTAAGAAGTGCCAACTGGGCACCCAACCATAAAAAAACGGAGCCCTGGCGGTTTAAAGTGTACCGTGGCGAAGCCAAAGCTAAACTTGCTGCTGATGCGAAAGCTTTACTGCTTGAAAAGCAAAAGGAAGGTTATACGATTGCTCCTGAAAAGATTGAAAAGTTTGTATCAACAATTGAGCGTGTGCCAGTGGCCATTGCAATAATTCTGCAACCCGATTCTGCCGGCCGTTTGCCGGAGTGGGAAGAAATTGCTGCGGTATCGATGGCTGTGCAAAATATGTGGTTAACCGCTACCGAGATGGATTTGGCAGCTTTTTGGGCTACGCCGGGTTTTATCGAGTTGTTTGATAAATTGCTGGAGCTGGAAAACAACCAGAAAAGTTTGGGGTTCTTTTATGTTGGGCAGGTAATGATGGATTTCCCTTCGCCGGGACGCCGCGACTGGAAGGAAAAAATTGAATGGAAAGATTGA
- a CDS encoding aminoacyl-histidine dipeptidase, with amino-acid sequence MKTLEALTPQPLFNYFEEICQVPRPSKKEEKIRQYLLDFAEQNKLEAHTDKIGNVVIKKPASKGMEQAPVVILQTHMDMVCEKNSDKEFDFDTDSIEPIIVDGWVKANGTTLGADCGIGIAAQLAVLTSNELKHGPIECLITVDEETGLTGAFNLQPGFLSGSVLLNLDSEDEGELFIGCAGGIDTLATFDYQQEETPKNSVALKVSVSGLLGGHSGDDIHKNRGNANKILNRFLWNWHEDFEIRLTEFNGGNLRNAIAREAFGIITIPATNKDEVLASFEKMAASIKDEFQFAEPKLEISCTETELPAFVVDANTQNKLLNAVYACPHGVLEMSSRMEDMVETSTNLASIKFSDDNKIVVTTSQRSEIEGRKYYAAETVKAVFNLAGATVKHSDGYPGWTPNPDSNIVKTTVKSYQKLFGNEPVVRSIHAGLECGLFLEKYPHLDMVSFGPTIKGAHSPDERLDISTTEKFWKHLVDVLENIKE; translated from the coding sequence ATGAAAACATTAGAAGCGTTAACACCGCAACCTCTTTTTAACTATTTCGAAGAGATTTGCCAGGTACCACGGCCATCGAAAAAAGAGGAAAAAATAAGACAATACTTACTTGATTTTGCGGAGCAAAATAAGCTTGAAGCGCACACCGATAAAATTGGAAATGTAGTGATAAAAAAGCCTGCCAGTAAAGGAATGGAGCAGGCTCCAGTGGTTATTCTGCAAACCCACATGGATATGGTTTGTGAGAAAAATTCGGACAAAGAATTTGATTTTGACACTGATTCTATTGAACCGATAATTGTTGATGGTTGGGTGAAAGCCAACGGAACGACTCTTGGTGCCGATTGTGGTATTGGAATCGCGGCCCAACTGGCAGTACTAACTTCAAACGAATTAAAACACGGCCCAATTGAATGTTTGATCACCGTGGACGAAGAAACCGGATTGACCGGCGCTTTTAACCTGCAACCCGGCTTTTTATCGGGTTCGGTTTTGTTGAACCTTGATTCGGAAGACGAAGGAGAATTGTTTATTGGTTGCGCCGGCGGAATTGATACGCTTGCAACTTTTGATTACCAACAGGAAGAAACTCCTAAAAATTCAGTTGCCTTAAAAGTTTCGGTTAGCGGACTTTTGGGAGGTCACTCGGGCGACGACATTCACAAGAACCGTGGAAATGCCAATAAGATCCTCAACCGCTTTTTGTGGAACTGGCACGAGGATTTTGAAATCCGACTTACTGAATTTAACGGTGGCAATTTACGAAATGCCATTGCCCGCGAAGCATTTGGAATTATTACAATACCGGCCACGAATAAAGATGAAGTGTTGGCTTCATTCGAAAAGATGGCAGCTTCGATAAAAGATGAATTTCAGTTTGCTGAGCCAAAACTGGAAATTAGTTGTACTGAAACGGAACTACCGGCTTTTGTTGTTGATGCCAACACGCAAAACAAACTTTTAAATGCGGTTTACGCCTGTCCACATGGCGTGTTGGAAATGAGTTCACGTATGGAAGATATGGTAGAGACTTCCACCAACCTGGCTTCGATTAAATTTTCCGACGACAACAAAATTGTGGTAACCACCAGTCAACGAAGCGAAATTGAGGGACGGAAATATTACGCCGCCGAAACCGTAAAAGCGGTCTTTAACCTTGCCGGAGCCACGGTAAAACACAGCGACGGTTATCCGGGATGGACACCAAATCCGGATTCAAATATTGTAAAGACGACAGTTAAATCCTACCAAAAACTGTTTGGAAACGAGCCCGTTGTTCGTTCGATTCATGCCGGACTGGAATGCGGATTGTTCCTTGAAAAATACCCGCATCTTGATATGGTTTCGTTTGGGCCAACCATAAAAGGAGCTCACTCACCCGATGAAAGACTGGACATTTCAACCACAGAAAAGTTCTGGAAACACCTTGTCGATGTGCTTGAAAATATAAAAGAATAG
- a CDS encoding carboxymuconolactone decarboxylase family protein, with the protein MKQPLVAPKTGESDPELQQLIEFYEETLGFCPNSVKTMHHRPRIAYAFIEMNKAVMENQGRVTSALKRLIAYISSNAAGCRYCQAHAIRAAERYGAEKEKLNNIWDYKTHPAFSEAERAALDFAFAASIIPNSVDDDIAENLRMYWNEGEIVEITGVVALFGYLNRWNDSMGTEIENGAKESGKKLLSKKGWNTGKHSY; encoded by the coding sequence ATGAAACAACCACTAGTAGCTCCAAAAACCGGAGAATCTGATCCTGAATTACAACAACTGATAGAGTTTTACGAAGAGACACTTGGCTTCTGCCCCAATAGCGTGAAAACCATGCATCACCGGCCGCGAATTGCCTATGCATTTATCGAAATGAACAAAGCCGTTATGGAAAACCAGGGACGGGTTACCAGTGCATTAAAACGTTTGATCGCTTATATTAGCAGCAATGCCGCAGGTTGCCGATATTGCCAGGCACATGCCATCAGAGCTGCAGAACGTTATGGTGCCGAAAAGGAAAAACTCAACAATATCTGGGACTACAAAACACACCCGGCTTTTTCGGAAGCGGAACGTGCAGCCTTGGATTTTGCTTTTGCGGCTTCCATAATTCCTAACAGTGTTGACGACGATATTGCAGAAAATCTCAGAATGTACTGGAATGAAGGTGAGATTGTAGAAATTACCGGAGTTGTTGCTTTGTTTGGCTACCTCAACCGATGGAACGATTCGATGGGAACCGAAATTGAGAACGGAGCAAAAGAATCGGGCAAGAAACTATTAAGCAAAAAAGGCTGGAATACCGGTAAACACTCGTATTAA
- a CDS encoding AI-2E family transporter yields METSKKIYIFLILITIVVVCIYAQSIIIPFILAILFWFLIRVIKKLLVKVKFIGRMPKWIITLFSALVLIGFLTLAVTMISKNIKTLSTTLPVYEANVNKIAQQINQQFEIDLMNMAGNFAKDLNFGSILSSLLSTLTGLFGNAFTVLLYLLFLLLEEPIFPKKLKAMYPDKKRHEHVKKLVDKIDHSIGNYIALKTLTSLLTGFLSYFALLFIGIDAPVFWAFLIFVLNFIPTIGSLIATAFPAIFAILQFGELTPGILVLSIVGAIQVVVGNFIEPKLMGNTLNISPLVVFLTLAIWGVIWGISGMLLSVPITVILIIIMSEFPGTRPFAILLSQRGTINE; encoded by the coding sequence ATGGAAACAAGCAAAAAAATCTACATTTTCTTAATCCTTATCACAATTGTTGTGGTTTGTATTTACGCCCAGTCAATTATTATCCCATTTATTTTGGCCATATTATTTTGGTTCCTCATTCGGGTAATTAAAAAGTTACTGGTGAAAGTAAAATTCATTGGCCGCATGCCTAAATGGATCATCACCCTGTTTTCAGCATTGGTATTGATTGGCTTTTTGACACTGGCCGTTACCATGATTTCGAAAAACATTAAAACGCTGTCGACTACCTTGCCGGTTTACGAGGCCAACGTAAATAAAATAGCTCAGCAGATCAACCAGCAATTCGAAATCGACCTCATGAATATGGCCGGAAATTTTGCAAAAGATCTGAACTTCGGAAGTATTCTTTCGTCGCTGTTGAGCACTTTAACAGGGTTATTTGGTAACGCATTCACCGTGTTACTTTATCTTCTGTTTTTATTGCTGGAAGAGCCAATATTTCCAAAGAAACTAAAAGCCATGTATCCGGATAAGAAACGTCACGAGCATGTAAAAAAACTGGTGGACAAAATTGATCACTCCATTGGAAACTATATTGCCCTGAAAACCCTGACCAGTCTCTTAACAGGTTTTCTGAGCTATTTTGCCTTACTTTTTATTGGTATCGATGCACCGGTTTTCTGGGCCTTTCTGATCTTTGTTCTTAATTTTATTCCAACTATCGGATCATTGATTGCTACAGCATTTCCGGCAATATTTGCGATCCTGCAGTTTGGCGAATTAACTCCGGGAATATTAGTCCTATCGATTGTTGGCGCCATCCAAGTGGTAGTAGGAAACTTCATTGAGCCAAAACTAATGGGAAACACGCTAAACATCAGCCCGCTGGTAGTATTTCTAACGCTGGCCATTTGGGGTGTAATCTGGGGGATTTCAGGCATGCTGCTAAGCGTACCAATCACTGTTATACTGATTATTATAATGTCGGAATTTCCCGGTACACGACCGTTTGCCATATTATTAAGCCAACGCGGTACCATTAACGAATAA
- a CDS encoding sialate O-acetylesterase — protein MKHLTGLLTLLILSISLHAQVSLPYVFSDHMILQRENPIPVWGWATPGENVTITFVDQEVSTTSDEDGRWMAYFAKMEAGGPYEMKVYEGENTKAEIVFSDVLIGDVWFASGQSNMELQVQQADGADMEISTAYNDKIRLFNVPHNKSIKPLNNTLKTKWKVCDSTSVKETSAVAYYFAKKLQQTTHIPIGILQSSWGGTPVEAWTGREMLLSEQTMRDKVLQNDWVTEDDFIKDSLDVVAYWDIINHPQNGMDTIIPQPDFNDDDWTKVDIPGNVGDWEPEYYEGMIWLRKTIELDARFAEKELLLNLGHPEMNYSLYFNGNEICKNQWNSNLSHEYRIPAELVQKDKNTISLRMAALWGGGGLNPPAEEIYLSNGVEKISLTGKWNYKKDLEPAIPSLRSFQNYPSYLYNAMINPVVPYGLAGFIWYQGESNESVAYDYRTLFPLMINDWRIRWQQGFLPFLWVQLPNYKKKDTEPADGKWAVLRESQTKTLQLPNTGMACIIELGETNNIHPTNKTDVGNRLAAVAQKLVYNMDVQAYGPVMKDYTIDGNEIRIQFAEVADGLSTSDGESVTGFAVAGEDQKLYWADAKIVGDEVIVSTKEVEKPVAVRYAWANNPDCNLVNSLGLPALPFRTDNWKVVTHK, from the coding sequence ATGAAACATCTTACCGGACTTTTAACCCTCCTCATATTATCAATTTCATTACATGCACAAGTATCGCTTCCATATGTTTTTAGCGATCACATGATTCTGCAACGTGAAAACCCGATTCCTGTTTGGGGATGGGCAACACCGGGCGAAAATGTAACTATAACCTTTGTTGATCAGGAAGTATCAACTACCAGTGATGAAGACGGAAGGTGGATGGCATATTTTGCAAAAATGGAAGCAGGCGGTCCTTATGAAATGAAGGTTTATGAAGGTGAAAATACCAAAGCAGAAATCGTCTTTAGTGATGTGTTGATTGGAGATGTCTGGTTTGCATCGGGGCAATCGAATATGGAATTGCAGGTACAGCAGGCTGATGGTGCCGATATGGAAATTTCAACTGCTTATAATGATAAAATCCGCTTATTTAATGTGCCGCACAATAAAAGCATAAAACCACTTAATAATACTTTGAAAACCAAATGGAAAGTTTGTGATTCAACCAGCGTTAAAGAAACTTCGGCAGTAGCCTATTATTTTGCTAAAAAGCTGCAGCAAACAACCCATATTCCCATCGGTATTTTGCAGAGTAGCTGGGGAGGAACACCTGTTGAAGCGTGGACCGGTAGAGAAATGCTGCTTTCGGAGCAGACAATGAGGGATAAAGTTCTTCAAAACGATTGGGTTACCGAAGATGATTTTATAAAAGACAGCCTCGATGTGGTCGCTTATTGGGATATTATTAATCATCCCCAAAACGGAATGGACACGATTATTCCGCAACCGGATTTTAACGATGACGACTGGACAAAAGTGGATATCCCCGGAAATGTTGGTGATTGGGAACCTGAATATTATGAGGGAATGATATGGCTGAGAAAAACGATTGAATTAGATGCCCGGTTTGCAGAAAAGGAGCTGTTGTTAAATCTTGGCCATCCGGAAATGAATTATTCACTTTATTTTAACGGCAACGAAATTTGTAAAAACCAGTGGAATTCAAACCTTAGTCACGAGTATAGAATTCCGGCAGAACTGGTACAAAAAGATAAAAATACAATTTCACTCCGAATGGCAGCTTTATGGGGAGGGGGAGGACTGAATCCACCGGCCGAAGAAATCTATTTAAGCAATGGAGTTGAAAAAATAAGCCTTACGGGCAAATGGAATTACAAAAAAGATTTGGAACCGGCGATTCCTTCGCTTCGTAGTTTCCAAAATTATCCAAGCTATTTGTACAATGCCATGATTAACCCGGTGGTGCCTTATGGATTGGCAGGTTTTATCTGGTATCAGGGCGAGTCAAACGAATCGGTTGCTTACGATTACCGAACGCTGTTCCCGTTAATGATAAACGATTGGCGCATCAGGTGGCAGCAAGGTTTTTTGCCGTTTTTGTGGGTGCAATTGCCAAATTACAAGAAAAAAGACACAGAACCTGCCGATGGGAAATGGGCAGTTTTGCGCGAATCGCAAACCAAAACTTTGCAACTACCCAATACCGGAATGGCTTGTATCATTGAATTGGGTGAGACAAATAATATTCATCCAACAAATAAAACCGATGTGGGAAACCGTTTGGCGGCAGTAGCACAAAAGTTGGTTTATAACATGGATGTGCAGGCTTACGGGCCGGTGATGAAAGATTATACGATTGATGGCAATGAAATACGTATTCAGTTCGCTGAAGTTGCAGATGGATTGTCTACCTCGGATGGCGAATCAGTTACCGGTTTTGCAGTGGCTGGCGAAGACCAGAAATTATACTGGGCCGATGCAAAGATTGTTGGTGATGAAGTAATTGTAAGTACTAAAGAAGTTGAGAAGCCAGTCGCTGTAAGATATGCCTGGGCAAATAACCCGGATTGTAACCTGGTAAACAGTCTTGGTTTGCCGGCACTTCCCTTCCGCACCGACAATTGGAAAGTGGTTACTCATAAATAA
- a CDS encoding cupin domain-containing protein, giving the protein MMKRTLIILSLLAFLISCMNLDSETEELKVETLLQTTQSWDGSELPDYPEGKPEISILKVSIPPHSELDLHKHEVINAGILLTGELTVITENRDTLQMKTGDVLSEVVGTWHYGVNEGDDTAEIVVFYAGAVGTPLSVHAE; this is encoded by the coding sequence ATGATGAAAAGAACTCTAATCATTCTGTCCTTGTTGGCGTTTCTTATTTCCTGCATGAATTTGGATTCTGAAACTGAAGAATTGAAGGTTGAAACTTTACTACAAACCACTCAAAGCTGGGATGGAAGCGAACTCCCGGATTATCCCGAGGGAAAGCCTGAGATTTCCATATTAAAAGTAAGCATTCCTCCACATTCTGAATTGGATTTGCATAAACATGAGGTGATAAATGCAGGGATTCTGCTTACCGGCGAACTGACTGTGATTACAGAAAACAGAGACACGCTGCAAATGAAAACCGGCGATGTCCTTTCAGAAGTAGTTGGAACCTGGCATTATGGAGTGAATGAAGGTGACGACACGGCCGAAATAGTAGTGTTTTATGCCGGAGCAGTTGGTACTCCTTTATCTGTTCATGCCGAATAA